DNA sequence from the Pleurocapsa sp. PCC 7319 genome:
TATCTGCACCTTGACCCCCAGCCAGAATATCTGCGCCACCATAACCAAACAAAATATTTGCCTGGTCATTACCTGTCAATTGATCGCTAAATGCTGTCCCGGTAATATGATCGATTTCCGAAAGCGTTTCTGATTCTACTAAAGCATCATACCAAGCATTTCCAATCTCTTGATATCCTGTGCTATCAGGATGAATTCCGTCAGGTACTAAATTGCTGATGTCAACTTGCCCACCAGCGTTGACATAGGTTACTTGCTGACCATACTCTGAAGCTAGTTCAGGTAGAAAGTCATTAAAATATTCGACAACGTCAGGTCGCGGATTACCCTTTATTGCTGGATCGAGAGGAGCAAGGGATGAAACAAATATTTGTACATCTGGTGCCTCATCTATTAGTCGCTCAATCAGGTAATCGAGTTCATCAATAGTTTGAGCAGCAATTTCAGCTAGCTGATCGGGATTATCAGCAGCATCTTGAGCAGCTCTACCAGATTGCAAAATATCGTTAGTTCCTGCCATCAACAGTACGATATCAGGCTGATAGTTTGTCAGTAGCCCTTCATCGACGAGTGTTGTCAGTTCATCAATTGTAAACCCTGGATGCCCTTCATGTTCTGCATCATCTATATTAGTTCCTTCATTTTCTTGAGAACCAATAAAATCAACACTCAAATCATCATCTACAAAGTTATTCGATAACTGTAGGCGATATGCACCAGGAGTAGGCTCGGTCGGATATTCACCTGAAGTTATCGAATCACCAAATGCCATGATTTCCGGTTGCTCAGTGGCTCCATAAATTGGAGTCAAAACTTTATCTGTAGAAAGATTGGCAACTATCCCTCTATCACTCTGGCCATAGTCAGCGATGTTATTTTGTTCAACGATTAAATCGTTATCAGAATCATTGAGCAAAGTTAAATCAATTGCCATAATAAATTTGTTTTAGATACAACTCAATTTACAATAGGTCAGACAAAAATTAGATATGCAGGAATAATTGACGAATAAATCAAATCTACTGCTTGTTTTTAAGCAAACAAGAGAGATTAATGACTTCAAAGCGTAAATCAAAACTTTCTGAAGTATTGTATCAAGTTAGACATTAAACTTCGAGCTGAGTAGCTTTCGAAGTTTGTATTCTGAGGAAAACTCAAAATATCAATATCTTTTCGTTGTATAAAAAATTAACTTCTGACTCTTAAGACCTAAGATAAAGCTATTTTCTGATTTTTAAGAGTGACTTTGCCAAAATAAGCATTTCGTTCGACTTTTAATTGATTTCCTCATAAAAAATGATATTTAGATACTACTCAAACAAACTTTTTCAATTGACTTTTGAGCCCTAAGACAAAGCTATTTTCTGATTTTTAAGAGTGACTTTGCCAAAATAAGCATTTTGTTCGGCTCTTAGTTGATCGCATAGTCTATTACTAGGAAGTTCTACGTCATCGTAAGTTAACACAGAATCTTTAGCAATATCTCGTTTGAGACGACAGCCTTCAGCTAGCCCCATCGGCAATAAATTTTCTTTGAGCGCAACTTCAGAATTTTCACATTGTCCGTAAGTCATATAGAAGCCAATGCCATCGAGCATGTCTCCAGCTTTGAGGTCAATTTTTGCTGTTGTCACTACATCTACCTGAGGTTTACCAATCGGACTCATGACTGCATCCTGTAATAAAACTACGCGAGCCACAGATAAAGGTACTTCAAAATGGCAGAGGTGATAAGGGGTATAGAAGCTATATAAAGGTCCTTCTCCCAACTTATATAAATTGAGATAATGCTGTTGTTTAGGATCGTCATGGGTAGCAAAGACAAATACACCAGGACCAGGCTTGGCTCCTACTACATAATCAACAATGCCGCCCAATTCTTTTAATTGTTCAACATCGTACATACCAGTCATTTCGTCCACATGACCTTTAAAGTCATAGCCTAACATTCCGCGCTGGGCAACTTTCATTCCGGTGGCATTGGCGACGATCGCCTGTTCAAAAGAAATTTTAGTACCATCGGCGAAACTTGTTACCATATGGGGTTTTTGTCCCCAACGTCTGGCAAAACCTTCTTGAGTTGTGGGATTGCGATAGGGATCTTGTAAACCTTTGATATTGCCGCAGAGCAAAGGAGTCAAGCCGATACTTTTGACAAAGCGATACAAGTTCATTTGTACTCCGGGCTGATCGCCATCACAGGCACTAAGAATAACTCCTGCTCGATCCGCATAGACTTTGAGAATGGAGCCAATTGTGCCATCTAATTCTGCATTCATCAGAATTACGTGTTTACGATTAGCGATCGCTTCCATGACTATACCCGCAGCATATTCGATTGTCCCTGTAACTTCAATCAGGGCATCGATTTGTTCTGCTTGGCACAAAAGTTTGGCATCTTCGGTAATGGCATATTTCCCTTGAGAAATTGCTTCTTCTAATGCCGTAGTTGTTTCAACGTCTAATAATTCTTGGACTCCTGCCTCTTGGTAAGCTCTTTTTGCCCCCTCAAGACGACGGTTAGCGATCGCCACTAATTCCATTCCGGGAACAGAATTGATAATTTGATTGGCAATACCACGCCCCATAAAACCGGCTCCAATCATACCCACTTTGACAGGGTTTCCAGTTGCCACGCAATCTTGTAAAGCTTTATCGACAATAATCATTAATTAATCCTCTATGAAAATAAAACAATGTCACTACTAAATACGCCCCACATCTGATGGTGAGTAGGGATTGCTTGTCTGTTTGCAGTTATTTGAATTAACTAACTACAGGGGTTTTGAGTAAAGACCAATTAGTGTCTTTCTCAGAAATCTCACTAATAGGCAACGGCCATTCAATCCCTAATACAGGATCGTCGTAGCGTAAACCTCTTTCCCGATTCGGTGTATAAAATTCACTTACTTGGTAAATGACCTCGGAATCATCACTCAAGGCTTGATAACCATGGGCAAACATTTCCGGAACGTATAGAGCACGACGATTTTCGGCAGTTAGTTCGACACCAATATGTTGCAGATAAGTCTCCGACTCTGGACGCAAATCTACAATCACATCATATATTCCCCCTTGAGTGCAACGGATAAATTTAGTTTCTGTTGCGGGAGATAATTGATAATGCATGCCCCGCAGAGTCCCCTGTTTATAATTAAAAGATACATTGCACTGGGCAACTGCTGGTTTCAAATTGTAAGCTTCAAACTCTTTGGCACAAAAAGTTCTGGCAAAAAAACCGCGGTGGTCTTGTATTGGTTCTAAGTCAATAATATAGGCACCCTTGAGTTTTGTTTCTGTGAATTTCATAATTTTTTACTAGTTAAACACTAAATTCTTTACTAAATAAATCTACGTACAGCGCGAACTAAATCTTCTGATGTGCCAATATCTAAATATTCTCCATCAGTAAAAACCTCTGCTTGTACTTCTAAACCCTTGTTGATCGCGGCTTGAATTACATCTCCGATCGGCAATTCCCATTTCTTGGTGGGATAGTTCTCAGCCTCATGGTGCTGTCTACTAGCTTCAATAGAGACTACATATTCATGTAGAAAGGAGGTAAATACGGGTGTCCACACTGCTGTTCCCCACATATAGCGTAATTTTGTTTGTTTAGGTTTTTCTGTAATCAGACGAACTCGACCCTGTGAGTCAAAATCAACCATACCTGCTTTCTGAGGTTGGTCAGTCGGAAATAAACCTAAAACCACATCAGCTTTGCTAATAGCTTGTCGAGCTAATAACTTAGAATAAACATCGTCTGGCTGGAAAAGAATATCAGGAAATCCCAGAGCAATAATCGCTTTTTGCACAAATTGATAAGCTTGATCCAATGTATAAGGAACACCAAAAGGTAAGTTCATCATTAGGTAGCCTAAGTGCATATTAACTATGGCTCCATCACCTAGATATGTAGGGATGTCCCATTTACCCGCACGCATGATTATGTATGCTTTACTAATGCCTGCTAAGCGCATTTTTTCTAACAGATAATGACAGACAACTTTAGGGCGAAGGTTGTGATTCTCGTCTACAGAACGAAATCCAATGGGGTACAATTCTTTACTCAATGGTAAAGGAGCAATGCGTTTCGCCTGCCCTGCTGCTGGCAGCAATCCAATCACTTCCAGCTCCCGTCCCTGTTTTTTTTGCATATACTAGCTTTAAATGGGGTTTTCTGATTAAGAAGGTAGAGAAATAAACCCCAATTCTTATATATTTTTCTGCCATTTTTTTCTAAATCTTTTTATTTCTTCTTCACTGTAAAAATGTTTGGTGTACCTCGAATTGTAAATTTTATCCATGTATGATAAAGGTAAATTTATTGACTTTAAAAATTCTTGATAGATAGTTTTATACTCTTTATTATTACCAGTATTTGCTGTTACCAAGTTAAAGTCATCTAGATCTAAAAACTCTTTGAAAGCTTTTTGGGCACAGTTATTTAGATCCTCAACTCTTAGTAATAATAATTGTATCTGTTCATTTTCATAAGTTTTATATCCTTCAGAACAAGAGAAACTTTTGGCAAAAACATCAAGTTCGAACACTGATTTTAATTCTCGATCAAACCAATACATAAAATCATAATGAGAGTTAAATTTTTCGAAAAATAGTTGCTTAAGTTCTCTAACAATATCTTCGGTTTTCATCGTATTGATTTTGTCTTGTAAATCATAATTCATTAAGAGATGGAGATTCTGAAAAAATTTTGAAATATTTCTAGCAATCGGTTCTCGAACAAGGGTCACTACCTTAAGCTTTTTTTTCTTCTTACTTTTATCCAGTCTCTGTCGTAAATACAAGCTTTGTAAGAAATGATTGTGGATTATTCTGGTACGAGCAAAATTTTCTCTGTAAACTTTTTCAACTCTTTTGATACCCTCATATGATAAGGCATGAACATGATAAATAGATAGATCTAGGTCAAGAGATTTTAGTGACCAGACAATAGTTCTAGAGCCAACTTTGCCCATTTGATAGACTATTATTTCTTCTCTAGAATGTTCTAAATTGAAACCATAAACTAGAAAGTCATTAAGATAGTTTTTGAGGGAATAATACAGTTTAGCCGTAGCGTAATTAGGCGATAGCTTAGTGATTGTGGACATATACTTTTTTTCCTATTTTCTTATAGGGATAATAGTTGTTAGCTTTAATTGCTTTTTGCACAAACTGATTTCCCCGCTCGCATGATTATGTATGCTTTACTAATTCTTGTTCCTGCTAGGCGCATTTTCTCTAGCAGATAACGACAGACAATTTTGGGGCAAAGGTTGTAATTTTCGTCTACCGAACGAAATCCAATGAGGTATAATTCTTTACCTTAAAAAGCTTTAAGCTCTAAGCCTTAAGCTTTAAGCTCTAAAGTTTACGCTTTGTAAACGGCTAACAGCTTATAGCTATCGGGTTTAATGCCCCCAGCAAACGAAGTTTGGTGGTCTACAATTAGGAGAGGTTAAAGCCTCTTATAATTGGCTTACAGCTTACAGCTTACAGCTTACAGCTTATAGCTGCGGCTCTGCCGCTTTACTCAATGCTAAAAGAGCAATGCGTTTCGCCTGTCCTGCTACTGGCAGTAATCCAATCACTTCCAGCTCAGGCTCCTGGTTTTTTAACATAGACCTTATTTGAAGTGGCTAACTATACTATTCAAATATTTTTTTAATCTTTGAAACATTGTTTGGTCTTGGCTGGGGTTAGAGGATATTTGCTCATCAACGCCAGGAATCGCCGATTTCATTTCCTCGTAACTGGAGTTTTTGCCAATTCTTAAATCATCAAAGTAAACTACTATTTTTTCAGATCTAGCTGGATCGCCGGGCTGCTTATTATATCCCCGTTTATAAATACCAACAGGCTTAATATGCAGTACTCTACGCCAGTCATTTAAAGGGATATCCCTAGGGTGAAATCCTGAAGGACCTTGGTAACTGAGAACCTGCTTGCCATTGATCCAAATATTGGCATAACCATTATCTTCATGGGTTGATTTGAGATTAACCACAATGTCTTGCCATTCACCCAGCTCGAAAGGAGCTTCCTCCAATACCCAATCTTTGCGGAGTGAATTTTGCTCAGTCCGACAAGTATTTTGCTGCATATATTGCAGACCAAATACCCAGGCAAATTGACCACTATCAAGTTGTTCGATGCCAAAACTATAATTGGGTCCACCTCTGTCACATCCACCACCTCTTCTCCAGGCAGCATGTAATACAGGTCCACCTTGACCGATAATATTCCAGCTATTATCAGGCTCATATTCTTCGATCATGACTTTGTAGCCGTACCAAATATCTGTACCTCCAGGTCCAACTTGGAGTCGCTTATCCTTAAAAACAAGCTCACTTCTAACTGGTAGTTCACCTTTTTCATCTCGATCCTGATCGTCACTTCTGAGTTCGAATCGAGCTGCCCATTCACCATCAGCAGCATTGGAATTAACAAAATTGAAAGCATAATCGAGAGTTTTGGAAGCTAACAATTTTGCTCTAAGGCGATCGCAGCTATTACTTCTTGATCTTCGCTCTATTTGTCTTTGACATTTAGTTTCAAAGCTAGTTTTGCCAATTATTTCTGCTAGAGCTGGTTTGGGGGCAATTAGCAACAATAGCGATGTCAATTTAATCAAGTCGAAATAGTAGTTTTGAGAAATCATTTTAGTTGTTATCTTTATTCCTTAGAGCTAGACAGTTTCAGTTTCTGAAACAACTGGAACTACTGGTTCCAAAGCTAAAGCATTGAGAATTTGGTTACTATTAAGGTTGCCTACAGTCTCGATCAAGCCAACACCATCTCCTGATGATGTAAAGAAGTTGGAAATAGTGAGATCGTTAACAGGATCAAATACTCCATCATGGTTAATGTCTATTAGTAAATCATTTGTTTCTCGTAGAAGATCTTCTAGACTTAAACGAAGACCACTAGTGAAGACAAGAGTATCTGTCCCTCCTAGATCGTTAATCTGACTTCCTGGAGCTGTCTGATTATTAAGTACATAAATATTGTCCTCATTTCCCCCACTAAGAAGATAATCTCCTTCTTGAATTGAAAGGACTTCTAGGTCATCATAGTAAAGTTCTCGTTGTGTCAACTGAGTATCTTGCCACTTTTTGTTATACAAGCCTACTTTTAGATAGGGACCAGACTCATCATTGTAAGTATTTGGTCCAGTTTGCCGCAGAACTAAATTATCGTTTTGCCACACTTCAATTAGGCCATCAGCTTCATGAGACCACCTGACATGAAAAGTCCAATCAGTCCATACTCCAGTTTGATAATCTCCCAATTCATAGCTTATAGAACCCTCAGCTGTTAGACCTCTTTGTTCGTCTGATTCTCTGATGATTTGTCGACTATCCCATTTATTACCGACTCTCCATTCTCCATCTACTGTTGTCAAAGTCAACACTGGTCCCGTTCTCGACCAAGTTTCACCTAAATGAAAATCCGGAAAAGCATGCCATTGGGCAACGATTTCAGGAACTGGATCCGCGACATAGGTATCAGGTAGAAAAATTCTAAAACTATAAGTAATCTCAGAGTTACTAGGAACGCGATCTAATGATAATTCCTCTCGTTTATCGGGATCTTGCAAGACAAACTTGACAGTATTATTACTATTTTGATCGTTTAAGTCAGACGTGGAAATAATTCCAGAAGAAGAATGATTAAAGTCCGATTCTTTCAATCCATCTAAACTCGTTTCAAAATCATTTTGAAGTATTGTTGAACCTGGATATATGATGTTCATTTTGAAGTTGTCTCACCAAGTAAAAATAAATTAGTACTAAGATTTTTGTGCAAATTTCTACTAAAGATACTTCTACTAAAGATACTTCCGTGAACAATCTGATTTTGGATGTTTAAAATCACTTTAAAACTCCTCAGATTTAACTAATTCAAGTATCTGAGGAGTTGAACCTACTCCAAAAAAGTCAATCGGACTTTTTTACTATCTTCTAAGCGATTGCTGGTTCTTTGTCTCCTTTGGGAATACCAACTAGCTTAGATTGCTTACTCCAGAAAAAGTTGCGGTCAATTTGCTGAGTTCTAATTAGATACTCCAGTTGCTTCAAGCGAGTAAATCCCTTGAAAGTGAAAGTCTCAGCAGACATATCTATTTGGGTAAATACATCAAATAATTGCTGAGCACCACTTTGAGCGTTCCAATCACATTTAAATCCTGGCAATGTTTGATTAATTTTCTCAAAAGAAACTCGGTAGCTACGGTTATCGCCATCACTCGTACCAAAACTGAGCTGACATCCTGTAAATACTCCAGCAATAGTCTCAGCAATTTCTTTCACTTGATAGTTGTGAGCTGTATCACCAACATTAAATATTTGCTGGTGTACTACATCCCTTGGGGCTTCAAGAGTGCATAAAATAGCCTTACAAATATCCAAAGCATGAACTAGAGGACGCCAGGGAGTACCGTCGCTGGTCATCTTTATTTCTTGAGTTGTCCAGGCTAATCCCGATAAGTTATTTAAAACAATATCAAAACGCATCCTAGGAGAAGCACCGTAGGCAGTGGCATTACGGAGAAATGTGGGAGAAAAATTATCATCAGCTAAAGGCTGAACATCTCTCTCTACTAAAGTTTTGCATTTAGCATAATCAGTTTGAGGATTGACAGGTGATGATTCAGTCACATAGTCCTCAGTCGCCACACCATAGACGCTACAGGAAGACATATAAACAAAACGTTCTACCCCTGCTGCCTTAGCTAATTCGGCAAGACGAACTGACCCCTGATGATTAATTTCGTAAGTAATATGAGGGGCTAATTGACCAGCAGGATCGTTGGAAAGTTCTGCCATATGAACTACGGCATTAACTCCCTCAAGGTCTTCATCTGTAATATGCCGAATATCTTTATTGAGGGTTTTAGCAGTTAAATCAGTACCGTTAAAAAGCCATCCTACTTTATAAAATCCTGTGTCTACGCCGATTACTTCATGCCCCTTTTGCATTAAAAGAGGAGCTAATAAAGATCCAAGATAACCTTCTGTTCCGGTAACTAATATTTTCATAATTGATAACAAATGGTAAGTTTTATTGATTTGATTACTTGTTTACAACAATTATTGTTGCTACTTTTTTCCAGACATTAGCTTACAATCGCTCTGAGCACTTAACTTTAGTGACTCGCCAGCTCAATTTATAGTTAAGCCAAAAATTCCAAATTGTTACTGCCGCGATCGCAGTTAGGTTGGCTAGATATCGGTTGATGTCTAACAAATTGAACAGCAAATTCAAAAGTAAAACATTTAAAATTAATCCTCCTAGACAGATTAGGTTGAACTTAAGCAATCTTTTCCAACGCATGCCCCATCCCGGTTGAAGATTGGCGATATCCCCAAAAGTCCAACGGTCATTCCAGCAAAAGTTGTTAATGATAGCTAATTCTGCTGCCATAATTTTGCTACGAGTCAAACCCCAACCGAGGGAGGTCGGATCACTAAGTAGGTAAAAAATAGTCATATCCACGAATACTCCGCTTAAACCAACCAGACAAAAGCGGATAAATCGGCTAGCAGGAAACTGGATGTATTTTTTAAGACGACTAATTCGCCCTCGAGCCAGAGACAATCGTAACAGATGCTGTAGATACTGTACATATTGTTTCGGAGCAACCTTAGTCTCGCCTTGTTGACGCTCTTGAAACACATAACCAACTTCACTGATTTTGTCTATATTTCCACGACCTAATACCTCAATCAGAATTTTGTATCCCACAGGATTTAACTTATGTCCAGCAATGGCACGACGATGTAGCACAAAATAGCCACTCATTGGATCCGAGACTCGAGCAACAACTTCTGGAAGCATAATTAATCCCAAAATTTGTGCACCGCGAGATAAAAAGCGTCTCACGATACTCCAGTCGCTGACTCCTCCCCGATCAATGTGCCGACTAGCAATTACTAAATCTGCACCCTGCTCAAGAGTTTGTAAAAGGTTGAGTAATATTTCTGGGGGATGCTGTAAGTCACCATCAATAACTCCCAAAATTTCTCCTCTCGCTACCTGCCATCCTCTAATTACAGCTGTAGCAAGACCTCGTTCTCGTTGACGACGCATTACCTGCAACTGAGAATACTCAGCTACAAGGCTTTGAGCTTTTTTCCAGGTACGATCAGGGCTGTTATCATCGACCACAATCAACTCGTAATTGTCAGGTAAAATTTCGTCTAGCAATTTGCCGATCAGTCTGATGATCTGAGCAATATTTTTACTCTCTTGATAAGTTGGAATTACCAAAGAGAAATATACAGGATTGTAAACAGCAATTTGACCTCTAGAAGGAAGTTTAGGAATCACCAACGAACCTTGCGGCTCCGGCACCAGTACCTTACTTCTATTAATCTCCATTACTATAAAGATGATTCGGTTTCTTTAGCATATTCTGCTATTTTAGTGGTCCGAATTGCCGTTCTTTTAATTGGTGCTAGCTCAACAATATTTTCAACTATAGCTTTTCCAATTTCGATGGCGGAAGTTGCTGCTGGAGAAGGTGCATTACATACATGAACTGAATTATGATTAGACACAATCAAGAAATCATCAACTAACTTGCCGTTATTTCTTAGTGCTTGAGCGCGAACTCCAGCATGAGTTGGTAGCAGATCTTCTGCTTGAACTTCAGGGATCAATCTTTGCAAACTACGTACAAATGCCGCTTTGCTATAAGAGCGAATAATTTCTTGTATTCCTTCATCCCTGTGTTTAGCAGCCAATCTCCAAAAACCGGGATAGGTCATCACCTCCACAAAATCTCGAAGGTTGAAGTCTGTTTTTTGATAGCCTTCTCGTTTAAAGCTGAGTACCGCATTAGGTCCTGCATAAACACTACCATCAATCATCCTAGTAAAGTGAACTCCTAAAAAAGGGAACGCTGGATTAGGTACTGGGTAGATTAAAGTGTTGACTAAAGAGCATTTTTCTGGCGTGAGCTTGTAATATTCTCCTCGAAAAGGAACGATTTTAGCTTTTGGTTTAGCTTTATCTAGTTTGGCAACGCGATCGCTCTGTAAACCAGCACAGTTAACGATAAATCGAGTAGTAAACTCCCTTTGAGAAGTTTCTATTACTGTAGTATTTTTGGTGTGATTAATTTTAAGAACTTCAGTATTAAGAAACAGCTCTCCCCCCTGTAGCCTAATTAAATCGGCAAACTTTTGAGACACTTGTTGATAATTAACAATACCCGTGCTAGGTACGTGTAAAGCAGCCAGACAGCGTACATGAGGTTCAATTTCTTTTACTTGGGCGGCATTAATTTTGCTGACTTGCAAACCATTTTCTAATCCCCGTTGATAGAGATTTTGTAGTAGTGGTAATTCCGATTCTTCCACCGCCACAATAATTTTGCCACAGATATCATAATCAATATTATGCTGCTGACAAAATTGCACCATTGAGTGATTTCCTGCACGACAAAATCGGGCTTTAAAACCACCAGGCTTATAATAAATTCCTGAGTGAATTACTCCGCTATTATGTCCTGTTTGATGAAAAGCCCACTGGGATTCTTTCTCTAAAACAGCAATTTTAGATCGAGGGTAGTTTTGACTTAAAGTCATAGCAGTGGACAGCCCCACAATTCCACCACCAATAATCGTAAAATCGTACATCAAATATTTATTTAGTTTAGTTGTTTAATTTAGCTTGAGTTACCAAATTTTCCATGGAGCCTGGTTATTTTGCCATAAACCTTCTAAATATCGTTTGTCTCGCAACGTATCCATTGGCTGCCAGAATCCATTATGTTTGTAGGCAGATAGTTGTTCTAAATGAGCTAATTTCTTTAAAGGTTCTTGTTCCCAAACTGTGGCATCATCGGCAATAAAATCAATTACTTCTGGTTCAAGAACAAAATAACCACCGTTAATCCAAGCGCCATCGCCTTCAGGTTTTTCCTGAAAGCTGGTTATTTTCGTCTGTTCTTGACCCAAGACAATTGCTCCAAAGCGTCCTGGTGGTTGGGTCGCAGTCAAAGTTGCCAAGGTTTTTTGTTCACGATGAAAAGCTATTAATTCGGTGATGTTGATATTACTAACTCCATCGCCATAGGTAAAACAAAAGGTTTCGTTAATATGCTCGCCAACTCTTTTAAGTCTACCGCCCGTCATGGTTGATGCTCCGGTATCGATCAGGGTGACTTTCCAGGGTTCAGCATTGCCACGGTGGACATTCATCTGATTAAATCGCATGTCAAAGGTGACATCAGACCTGTGCAAAAAGTAATTGGCGAAATATTCTTTAATTACGTAGCCTTTATAACCACAACAAATAATAAAATCGTTGATTCCGTGGGCAGAATAAATTTTCATAATGTGCCACAAAATCGGCATGCCACCAATTTCTACCATCGGTTTGGGTCGAATACTGGTTTCTTCACTTAAACGAGTTCCCAATCCACCTGCTAAGATTACGGCTTTCATTAGTTTGACTCCTAATTATAGTTACTTATTTCAACTGATGCGAGCTGTTCTAGCGGTTTTGAACTGTCTATTGCTGAACAACTTGATAATTGGCCAGGCAGTAGCCTTCATTAAATCTTTGGTTAACCAAACGCTGTTCCAACCAAGCCATGGCAGTATCTGCAAATAACATTTGATTCTCTCTTGCCAGTTTAAAGGGGCTTGACGAATAACAGAAATATATTCTCTTAACCACTTCCATCTAGTTAGATGCAGTTTTCCTTTTTTAGTTGGATCGTACCAGGCGATACGTTCTCGGAAAGGGCGATGAGCTCTCATCGAGGTGTCAGGATGATCTCGTTTCCAGAATAAATAACTGGGAACTTCATAAAATTTGCCATAGAGAGCTAGTTTACCTAGTAAAACTAAATCAGAGGAAGGATAACTTCCTAAAGGTAATAATTTGGCAATCACGTCTCGTCGTATCAAACCATGGAAGGGATGACAATGATGTCCGTTACGGACTAAATGGAGATAAATTTTAAATCGTTCAGCAGGTTGAGCAGATTGTAAGTGAAAACGATCTTCATGTTTTTCAATCTCAGAACCATGTTCATCAATAATTAAGCTTTTGGGATAAGCCAAGACGAGGCTAGGATCTTCTTCTAAGATTTTGACACATTGCTCCAGGAATTCTAGAGCACATAAATCGTCATGACAAGCCCATTTGAAATACTTTCCAGTGGCCAACTCAGCTACCCGATCAAAGTTCCAACCAGCTCCTAAATTATTTTCCTGGCGATAGTAACGAATGCGATGATCTGTGTTGGCGTAAT
Encoded proteins:
- a CDS encoding heparin lyase I family protein; translated protein: MISQNYYFDLIKLTSLLLLIAPKPALAEIIGKTSFETKCQRQIERRSRSNSCDRLRAKLLASKTLDYAFNFVNSNAADGEWAARFELRSDDQDRDEKGELPVRSELVFKDKRLQVGPGGTDIWYGYKVMIEEYEPDNSWNIIGQGGPVLHAAWRRGGGCDRGGPNYSFGIEQLDSGQFAWVFGLQYMQQNTCRTEQNSLRKDWVLEEAPFELGEWQDIVVNLKSTHEDNGYANIWINGKQVLSYQGPSGFHPRDIPLNDWRRVLHIKPVGIYKRGYNKQPGDPARSEKIVVYFDDLRIGKNSSYEEMKSAIPGVDEQISSNPSQDQTMFQRLKKYLNSIVSHFK
- a CDS encoding polysaccharide lyase, with the translated sequence MNIIYPGSTILQNDFETSLDGLKESDFNHSSSGIISTSDLNDQNSNNTVKFVLQDPDKREELSLDRVPSNSEITYSFRIFLPDTYVADPVPEIVAQWHAFPDFHLGETWSRTGPVLTLTTVDGEWRVGNKWDSRQIIRESDEQRGLTAEGSISYELGDYQTGVWTDWTFHVRWSHEADGLIEVWQNDNLVLRQTGPNTYNDESGPYLKVGLYNKKWQDTQLTQRELYYDDLEVLSIQEGDYLLSGGNEDNIYVLNNQTAPGSQINDLGGTDTLVFTSGLRLSLEDLLRETNDLLIDINHDGVFDPVNDLTISNFFTSSGDGVGLIETVGNLNSNQILNALALEPVVPVVSETETV
- a CDS encoding putative capsular polysaccharide synthesis family protein, whose product is MSTITKLSPNYATAKLYYSLKNYLNDFLVYGFNLEHSREEIIVYQMGKVGSRTIVWSLKSLDLDLSIYHVHALSYEGIKRVEKVYRENFARTRIIHNHFLQSLYLRQRLDKSKKKKKLKVVTLVREPIARNISKFFQNLHLLMNYDLQDKINTMKTEDIVRELKQLFFEKFNSHYDFMYWFDRELKSVFELDVFAKSFSCSEGYKTYENEQIQLLLLRVEDLNNCAQKAFKEFLDLDDFNLVTANTGNNKEYKTIYQEFLKSINLPLSYMDKIYNSRYTKHFYSEEEIKRFRKKWQKNI
- a CDS encoding sugar phosphate nucleotidyltransferase; its protein translation is MQKKQGRELEVIGLLPAAGQAKRIAPLPLSKELYPIGFRSVDENHNLRPKVVCHYLLEKMRLAGISKAYIIMRAGKWDIPTYLGDGAIVNMHLGYLMMNLPFGVPYTLDQAYQFVQKAIIALGFPDILFQPDDVYSKLLARQAISKADVVLGLFPTDQPQKAGMVDFDSQGRVRLITEKPKQTKLRYMWGTAVWTPVFTSFLHEYVVSIEASRQHHEAENYPTKKWELPIGDVIQAAINKGLEVQAEVFTDGEYLDIGTSEDLVRAVRRFI
- a CDS encoding NAD(P)H-dependent oxidoreductase — encoded protein: MIIVDKALQDCVATGNPVKVGMIGAGFMGRGIANQIINSVPGMELVAIANRRLEGAKRAYQEAGVQELLDVETTTALEEAISQGKYAITEDAKLLCQAEQIDALIEVTGTIEYAAGIVMEAIANRKHVILMNAELDGTIGSILKVYADRAGVILSACDGDQPGVQMNLYRFVKSIGLTPLLCGNIKGLQDPYRNPTTQEGFARRWGQKPHMVTSFADGTKISFEQAIVANATGMKVAQRGMLGYDFKGHVDEMTGMYDVEQLKELGGIVDYVVGAKPGPGVFVFATHDDPKQQHYLNLYKLGEGPLYSFYTPYHLCHFEVPLSVARVVLLQDAVMSPIGKPQVDVVTTAKIDLKAGDMLDGIGFYMTYGQCENSEVALKENLLPMGLAEGCRLKRDIAKDSVLTYDDVELPSNRLCDQLRAEQNAYFGKVTLKNQKIALS
- the rfbC gene encoding dTDP-4-dehydrorhamnose 3,5-epimerase: MKFTETKLKGAYIIDLEPIQDHRGFFARTFCAKEFEAYNLKPAVAQCNVSFNYKQGTLRGMHYQLSPATETKFIRCTQGGIYDVIVDLRPESETYLQHIGVELTAENRRALYVPEMFAHGYQALSDDSEVIYQVSEFYTPNRERGLRYDDPVLGIEWPLPISEISEKDTNWSLLKTPVVS
- a CDS encoding GDSL-type esterase/lipase family protein; translated protein: MAIDLTLLNDSDNDLIVEQNNIADYGQSDRGIVANLSTDKVLTPIYGATEQPEIMAFGDSITSGEYPTEPTPGAYRLQLSNNFVDDDLSVDFIGSQENEGTNIDDAEHEGHPGFTIDELTTLVDEGLLTNYQPDIVLLMAGTNDILQSGRAAQDAADNPDQLAEIAAQTIDELDYLIERLIDEAPDVQIFVSSLAPLDPAIKGNPRPDVVEYFNDFLPELASEYGQQVTYVNAGGQVDISNLVPDGIHPDSTGYQEIGNAWYDALVESETLSEIDHITGTAFSDQLTGNDQANILFGYGGADILAGGQGADNFVYENLDSELDTITDFDGDDHILISASGFDTSLVPDENLRPHPRKTGVFIDYNPCPYGICPYVIYNSDDGLLSFDPDGNGSESVVDIAYLSNLPTFGSENLKIIA